From a single Nicotiana tomentosiformis chromosome 2, ASM39032v3, whole genome shotgun sequence genomic region:
- the LOC138906832 gene encoding pentatricopeptide repeat-containing protein At2g42920, chloroplastic-like has translation MAPILHVIPTPQSPASPKTTNTLSTPLRGLESCSTMSELKQFQAQIIKLGLSCDNDAMGRVIKFCATFESGDLNYALQVFHKLPNPDTFIYNTIIRGYLQSQLLKESLLFYSHMLERSVRPNNFTFPLVIRACCIDNAVEEGKQIHGHVIKFGFGFDKFSQNNLIHMYVNFHFLEEAMMVFDSMYEKDDVSWTTLISGFAQLGYLAEAFRVFDSNSEKSSVCWNAMISAYVHNNQFHQAFALFERMMSEDVVIDNFIAASMLSACTRLGALKQGEWIVEQVKKSRIDLDSKLATTIIDMYSKCGCLDKALQFFKGLPRKGISSWNCMIGGLAMHGKGEAAIELLKEMESKKVAPDYITFVNLLSACAHSGLIEEGKYYFHYMKEAYGIEPGMDISYGQKSSHYDKDIR, from the exons ATGGCCCCTATCCTTCATGTCATTCCTACCCCACAATCTCCAGCATCACCCAAAACCACCAACACTCTAAGTACGCCCTTAAGGGGCTTAGAATCATGCTCAACAATGTCTGAACTCAAGCAATTCCAAGCCCAGATTATCAAACTTGGCCTGTCGTGTGACAATGACGCAATGGGTCGAGTCATTAAGTTCTGTGCAACTTTTGAATCAGGTGATTTAAACTACGCCCTCCAAGTGTTCCATAAATTGCCTAACCCAGACACTTTCATCTACAACACCATCATTCGAGGTTACTTGCAATCTCAACTACTGAAGGAATCTCTTCTTTTTTACTCCCATATGTTAGAGCGTTCAGTTAGACCCAATAATTTCACGTTCCCTCTTGTTATCAGAGCATGTTGTATAGACAATGCTGTGGAAGAAGGAAAGCAAATTCATGGTCATGTGATAAAATTTGGTTTTGGGTTTGATAAGTTTTCTCAGAACAATTTGATTCATATGTATGTAAATTTTCATTTCTTGGAGGAAGCTATGATGGTGTTTGATAGTATGTATGAGAAAGATGATGTTTCTTGGACCACATTGATTAGTGGGTTTGCTCAATTGGGGTATCTTGCTGAAGCTTTTCGTGTGTTTGATTCAAATTCGGAGAAAAGTTCTGTTTGTTGGAATGCTATGATATCAGCTTATGTGCACAACAACCAGTTTCACCAGGCATTTGCTTTGTTTGAAAGAATGATGTCTGAGGATGTTGTCATTGATAATTTTATTGCTGCAAGCATGTTATCGGCTTGTACACGACTCGGAGCGTTGAAGCAAGGCGAGTGGATAGTTGAACAGGTCAAGAAGAGTAGGATTGATTTGGACTCCAAGCTGGCTACTACTATTATTGATATGTATAGCAAATGTGGTTGCTTGGATAAGGCTCTTCAGTTCTTTAAAGGGTTGCCAAGAAAAGGAATTTCTTCATGGAATTGTATGATTGGAGGGTTGGCGATGCATGGGAAAGGTGAGGCTGCAATTGAGCTTTTGAAGGAAATGGAGAGTAAGAAGGTAGCTCCAGATTATATCACGTTCGTGAATTTACTTAGTGCTTGTGCTCACTCAGGATTGATTGAAGAAGGAAAATACTATTTTCATTATATGAAAGAAGCGTATGGCATTGAACCTGGCATGGA TATTAGCTATGGCCAAAAGAGTTCACATTATGATAAAGACATAAGGTAA
- the LOC138906831 gene encoding uncharacterized protein — MAPELRPATDGDPQKLLDRWTRLHPPVFGGERHEDVQDFIGRCRDRLHNMRILESHGVDFTTFQLEGKVRRWWQSYLLGRPAGSPPMTWSQFTQLFLDMYIPPSKREELRYLFEQGHMSVIDYEVRFSKLSRHALMILPTDAERIRRFVAGLHSGIRANMAREVEMGTSYQLVVETARRIEGYRQRWKEKMQQDKRVHFSGEFRGQFGRGQPSKPPYSSPRPPRGAPARPYFSATPESSYRPQPSRVLTGGYSGHQGSSSSYFSSMPESSYRPPAIQDSSSGSTGHQGQTSGQQITAPRGYFECRDLGHMKRFCPRLRGKAMPHDIPHESLGTHVFVSTLVGDSVVVDWIYRSCVVTFCGYKTRANLLLLDMIDFEVILGMGYLSPDSITLAMPELPRLEWKGSSVITASRVISFLKARHMVEKGCLDYLAYVRDTTAEPPTIDSVPVVREFADVFPSDLPDPSRVLACVVAQSSLLWYIKARQFDDPHLAVLRETVLQGGAKEVSTGKDGVLRLQGRLYVPNVDGLREMILEEE, encoded by the exons ATGGCACCTGAGCTTAGACCGGCTACGGACGGCGATCCGCAGAagttattggatagatggactaggctacaccctcctgtcttcggaGGCGAGCGCCATGAGGATGTCCAGGATTTCATTGgtaggtgcagggacagactgcacaatatgaggatactggagtctcatggggttgacttcactactttccagcttgAGGGAAAGgtccgtagatggtggcagtcttatcttcttggcagaccagcgggttctcctcctatgacttggAGCCAGTTCACACAGCTTTTTTTGGatatgtatattccaccctcaaagagggaagagttgcggtatcTGTTTGAGCAGGGTCATATGTCAGTGATCGACTATGAGGTGAGGTTTtctaagttgtctcgccatgcacttatgatacttcctacggaCGCAGAGAGAatacggaggtttgttgcggggctGCACTCTGGTATTAGGGCcaatatggcccgagaggttgagatggggacttcttatcagtTGGTAGTGGAGactgctcggaggattgagggctaccgtCAGAGATGGAAAGAGAAGATGCAGCAAGACAAGAGGGTCCAtttctctggagagtttagaggtcagtttgggaggggtcaaCCTAGCAAGCCCCCATATTCATCACCAcgacctcctcgaggtgctccagcacgcccctatttcagtgccacaccagagagttcttaccgcccccAGCCATCCAGGGTTCTTACCGGTGGTTACTCAGGTCACCAGGGTTCTTCCAGCTCCTATTTTAGTTCCATGccggagagttcataccgcccaccagctattcaggattCTTCTAGTGGGTCtacaggccatcagggtcagacatcAGGGCAGCAGATCACCGCACCGAGGGGCTATTTCGAGTGCAGAGATCTCGGTCACATgaagagattctgccccaggcttcggggcaaggcaatgCCGCATG atattcctcatgagtccttgggtactcatgtttttgtgtccactcttgtgggcgattctgtggttGTGGATTGGATCTACCGATCCTGTGTGGTCACGTTCTGTGGTTACAAGACTAGAGCGAaccttctgttgcttgatatgatcgactttgaggtcatcctgggcatgggcTACTTATCCCCAGATTctattaccttagcgatgccagaattaccgagattggagtggaagggttcctcgGTTATTACAGCTAGTCGGgtcatctcttttctgaaggctcgacatatggtcgagaaaggttgtttggattatctagcttatgttcgggacaccACCGCAGAGCCTCCGACGATTGATTCTGtgccagtagtccgggagttcgccgatgtgtttccttctgaccttccag atcccagtcgagttcttgcatgtgttgtggctcagtcttcattattgtGGTATATCAAGgcccgacagtttgatgatccgcacttggcagttcttagagagacggtactacagggtggtgccaaagaggttTCTACTGGcaaggatggtgttctacgactccagggtcgtctatatgttcctaatgttgatggcttgagggagatgATTCTAGAGGAGGAATag